The Agrobacterium vitis region CTCATAGGCATGGCCGATATGCGGCTTGCCGTTCGGATAGGAAATGGCGGTGGTGATGTAGAACGTATCTTTCATGGGTCGGCCCTTGCAGTCCGCTTTATCGATCGGGAATGTCCGCCGCTCTTAGCGCATGTCGCCGCGTTGCGAAACAACAAGTTTCTCGACCACGCGCTTTGCGCATGCGGCCGCTGCCTTGACCGGCGTGCATTCCTTTCGCTAGATCGATGTCATCGGCCCTGTCCGAATCCGAGGAGGCGACGTTCTGACCGATTTTTCATTCGATCCAATGGTTTCGCTTTCAGGCTTTTTCGTCGGGGCTCTGGTCGGTATTACCGGCGTTGGCGGCGCCTCGCTGATGACGCCATTGATGGTGCTGCTGTTTGGCATTCATCCGGCAACCGCAGTGGGAACCGACCTTCTCTACGCGGCAATCACCAAAATGGCGGGTGCAGCCGTGCATCATCGCCACGGGCACATCCGCTGGCGGCTGGTCGGCCTGCTGGCGCTGGGCAGCATTCCGGCAACATCGGTGACGCTCTGGCTGATGAGCGGCGTCGACCGGAAAAGCGCCCATTCCACCGATCTCCTGACCACCAGCCTCGGCATCATGCTGATGATCACTGCACTCATCCTGCTGTTTCGCGATCTGCTGATGCGCTATGAAATCAACTGGCTTCAAGCCCATCGCAGCCCTAGCCCACGCACCATTGCAATCGGCACTGTCGTTCTTGGCCTAGTGCTGGGCACCGTCGTTACGCTGACTTCGGTTGGCGCTGGTGCCATTGGCGTGACCGTGCTGCTGTTTCTCTACCCACGTGCAGCCATCAACGATATCGTCGGCTCCGATATTGCTCACGCCATTCCGCTGACGCTGATCGGCGGTATCGGCTATTGGGTGATCGGCGACGTCAACTGGGTGCTGCTGGGCTCCTTGCTGATCGGCTCCATTCCAGGCATCGTCATGGGAAGTTATGCGGCACCACGCCTGCCGGAAAAGGCGGTAAGAATGATCCTCGCGGTTATTCTGGTCGTCGTCGCTGCAAAGCTGATCGCGCTATAGACCCCGATCAAGCTTATACAGCCGCGACCTCGCCAAGAATTTCCAGCAGCGTCTGCTTGCGGTCGAGGTTATAGGCCCCGGCCACGCCGAGCTTTTCGACGATGGCGCTGGAAAGCCGCGATAGCCGCTCGGCTCGCACAAGATCACCGGCCATGGCAACCTGGCGCGCATTGTCCATCAGGAATTCGGACAGATGTTCGATGAAAAAATGATAGATCACATCGCTGTCCTTGGCTGAAAGCGCATCGGCCAGCTTGTGCATCTGCTTTCGCGCCGCCGGGCCTTCACTGGCAAGGATCGCATTGAAGGCAGCGATGATTTCCATGCCGCCATAGTTGATCAGTTTCAACGCCTGCGACACGCTGCCCTTCGACAGATCGGAAAGCGCAGCCATCTGCTCAATCGGTGGCGAAACACCCAGATGCGCCAGCGCGCTGGCCAGATCGTTCACGCCAAGCGTTTGTAATTTCAGCGGCATGCAGCGTGAGCGAATGGTGGGTAAAAGCTTGCCAGGCGCGTGCGACAGGACCAGGAATAGCGACCGTTTCGGTGGCTCCTCCAGCACTTTCAAAATGGCATTGGCCGCATTGCGATTCATGTCGTCGGCGGGATCGAGAATAACGATGCGCCAATTGCCACCACCTGAGGTCTGGGAAAAGAAATGACCGGCCTTGCGGATTTCCTCCACCGTAATCGAGGCTTTTACCCTACCGGTCTTCTCATCCACCGG contains the following coding sequences:
- a CDS encoding DNA polymerase III subunit delta' translates to MEKPGLLDGAIAPFANDRLFGHGAAEQFLASSYQSGKLHHAILIEGPEGIGKATLAFRFAHHVLSHPDPASAPFVLADPDPNSLVGRQIASGASHNLLHIARPVDEKTGRVKASITVEEIRKAGHFFSQTSGGGNWRIVILDPADDMNRNAANAILKVLEEPPKRSLFLVLSHAPGKLLPTIRSRCMPLKLQTLGVNDLASALAHLGVSPPIEQMAALSDLSKGSVSQALKLINYGGMEIIAAFNAILASEGPAARKQMHKLADALSAKDSDVIYHFFIEHLSEFLMDNARQVAMAGDLVRAERLSRLSSAIVEKLGVAGAYNLDRKQTLLEILGEVAAV
- a CDS encoding sulfite exporter TauE/SafE family protein, which translates into the protein MVSLSGFFVGALVGITGVGGASLMTPLMVLLFGIHPATAVGTDLLYAAITKMAGAAVHHRHGHIRWRLVGLLALGSIPATSVTLWLMSGVDRKSAHSTDLLTTSLGIMLMITALILLFRDLLMRYEINWLQAHRSPSPRTIAIGTVVLGLVLGTVVTLTSVGAGAIGVTVLLFLYPRAAINDIVGSDIAHAIPLTLIGGIGYWVIGDVNWVLLGSLLIGSIPGIVMGSYAAPRLPEKAVRMILAVILVVVAAKLIAL